A region from the Arachis ipaensis cultivar K30076 chromosome B01, Araip1.1, whole genome shotgun sequence genome encodes:
- the LOC107629857 gene encoding 40S ribosomal protein S30, whose amino-acid sequence MGKVHGSLARAGKVRGQTPKVAKQDKKKKPRGRAHKRMQYNRRFVTAVVGFGKKRGPNSSEK is encoded by the exons ATGG GTAAGGTTCACGGATCCCTAGCTCGTGCCGGAAAAGTCAGAGGTCAAACCCCAAAAGTTGCGAAGCAAgacaagaagaagaagccacGTGGACGAGCACACAAGCGCATGCAATACAATCGCCGATTCGTCACCGCCG TGGTGGGATTCGGAAAGAAGCGAGGACCAAACTCATCTGAGAAGTAA
- the LOC107629866 gene encoding asparagine--tRNA ligase, chloroplastic/mitochondrial, giving the protein MGAIGVAAAAAMSIAPKVAKHLRLNLNSFLATFPKTTTTTTTMPLFPRCCHCLSSSLSPPFSTRSFCTATLQSSDAAAAAHTKVGEFRRKLKVADVKGGPDQGLDKLGQSLVITGWVRTLRVQSSITFVEINDGSCLSNMQCVMDSGAEGYDQVESGSITTGASIWVQGVVVESQGSKQKVELKVNKIVLVGKSDPSFPIQKKRASREFLRTKAHLRPRTNTFGAVARVRNALAYATHKFFQENGFIWVASPIITASDCEGAGEQFCVTTLIPNSHETADSPVDAIPKVNNGLIDWSQDFFGKPAFLTVSGQLNAETYATALSDVYTFGPTFRAENSNTSRHLAEFWMIEPELAFADLNDDMACATAYIQSVIRYVLDNCKEDMEFFNTWIDKGIIDRLSDLANRDVVQITYTEAIDLLSRANKKFEFPVKWGCDLQSEHERYITEEAFGGCPVIIRDYPKDIKAFYMRQNDDGRTVAAMDMLVPKIGELIGGSQREERLEYLEARLDDLKLNKDAYWWYLDLRRYGSVPHAGFGLGFERLVQFATGMDNIRDAIPFPRTPASAEF; this is encoded by the exons ATGGGAGCAATAGGGGTTGCTGCTGCTGCCGCCATGTCTATTGCACCAAAAGTAGCCAAGCACCTACGTCTCAATCTCAACTCTTTTCTCGCCACATTCCCtaaaaccaccaccaccacaaccaccatgCCTCTCTTCCCCCGCTGCTGCCACtgcctttcttcttccctttctccCCCCTTCTCCACCCGCTCCTTCTGCACCGCCACCCTCCAATCCAGCGATGCCGCCGCCGCAGCACACACTAAAGTTGGAGAATTTCGGAGAAAGCTGAAGGTGGCTGATGTGAAGGGTGGGCCAGATCAAGGGTTGGATAAGCTTGGCCAGAGTCTCGTCATCACGGGTTGGGTCCGCACTCTTCGTGTTCAGAGCAGCATTACCTTTGTTGAG ATTAACGATGGTTCCTGCCTTTCTAATATGCAATGTGTGATGGATTCGGGAGCAGAAGGTTATGATCAG GTTGAATCTGGTTCGATTACGACTGGTGCGTCTATTTGGGTGCAAGGAGTTGTGGTGGAGAGCCAAGGATCCAAGCAGAAAGTGGAATTAAAAGTCAACAAAATAGTATTG GTTGGCAAGAGTGATCCTTCCTTTCCCATCCAAAAGAAAAGAGCGAGCAGAGAATTTCTAAGAACAAAAGCGCATCTTCGGCCAAGAACAAATACTTTTGGTGCA GTTGCAAGGGTTAGGAATGCGCTGGCATATGCTACCCACAAATTCTTCCAAGAGAATGGGTTTATTTGGGTCGCAAGTCCTATTATCACTGCTTCAGATTGTGAGGGAGCGGGTGAACAGTTTTGTGTTACTACATTG ATACCAAATTCTCATGAAACTGCTGATTCTCCAGTTGATGCCATTCCAAAAGTGAATAATGGATTGATTGATTGGTCGCAA GACTTTTTTGGTAAACCAGCATTTTTGACTGTTTCAGGCCAACTCAATGCTGAAACTTATGCTACTGCTCTTTCTGAT GTATATACATTTGGTCCCACTTTCCGAGCAGAAAATTCTAACACGTCAAGACACTTGGCTGAATTTTGG aTGATTGAGCCGGAACTTGCTTTTGCTGATCTAAATGATGACATGGCTTGTGCTACTGCATATATTCAGTCTGTA ATTAGATATGTTCTTGATAACTGCAAGGAAGACATGGAGTTTTTCAATACATGGATTGATAAGGGAATCATTGACCGCTTGAGT GATTTGGCAAACAGAGATGTTGTGCAAATAACCTACACTGAAGCGATAGATCTTCTGTCTCGAGCAAATAAGAAATTTGAATTCCCG GTGAAATGGGGTTGTGATCTGCAAAGTGAACATGAGCGTTATATAACTGAAGAGGCATTTGGTGGTTGCCCTGTTATAATCAGAGACTATCCGAAG GATATCAAAGCATTCTATATGCGGCAGAATGATGACGGAAGGACAGTTGCAGCCATGGACATGTTGGTTCCAAAG ATTGGTGAACTTATTGGTGGAAGCCAAAGAGAAGAACGGCTTGAGTATCTCGAAGCCCGCTTAGATGATTTAAAGCTAAATAAGGATGCATATTGGTGGTATCTTGACTTGCGTCGTTATGGTTCAG TGCCTCATGCAGGGTTTGGTTTGGGGTTTGAGAGATTAGTGCAGTTTGCAACAGGAATGGACAATATAAGGGATGCCATTCCCTTTCCTCGTACACCTGCCTCCGCTGAGTTTTAG